One Lepus europaeus isolate LE1 chromosome 7, mLepTim1.pri, whole genome shotgun sequence DNA segment encodes these proteins:
- the LOC133764297 gene encoding olfactory receptor 4C11-like encodes MKLHNNVTEFILLGLTDDPDRRKMVFVTFLFFYLGTILGNLLILVTIKTSRALGSPMYFFLFHLSLSDTCFSTSVAPRTIADALLEKGIISFSECIIQVFTSHFFGCLEIFILVLMAADRYVAICKPLYYMTIMSPQVCTILVALAWVGSCVHSSAQISLALRLPFCGPNLIDHYFCDLQPLLKLACADTYVTNLLLVSNSGAICTVSFVMLMFSYGIILRSLRNHSAEGRRKALSTCISHITVVILFFGPCIFIYTRPATTFPVDKMIAVFYTIGTPLLNPLIYTLRNAEVKNAMRRLWSKKLISDDTR; translated from the coding sequence ATGAAGCTGCATAATAATGTGACTGAGTTCATTCTACTGGGGTTGACAGACGATCCTGATAGGAGGAAAATGGTGTTtgtcacatttttgtttttctatttgggAACAATATTGGGGAACTTGCTGATTCTTGTTACCATCAAGACCAGCCGAGCACTTGGGAGTCCAATGTACTTCTTCCTTTTTCACTTATCCTTATCTGATACCTGCTTCTCTACCTCGGTAGCCCCCAGAACCATTGCAGATGCACTTTTGGAGAAAGGGATTATTTCTTTCAGTGAATGCATTATCCAAGTCTTTACGTCCCATTTTTTTGGCTGCCTGGAGATCTTCATCCTTGTCCTCATGGCTGCtgaccgctatgtggccatctgtaaGCCCTTGTACTACATGACCATCATGAGCCCCCAGGTCTGTACCATCTTGGTGGCCTTAGCCTGGGTGGGGTCCTGTGTGCATTCTTCAGCTCAGATTTCCCTTGCCTTGAGGTTACCTTTCTGTGGTCCTAATTTGATTGATCACTATTTCTGTGACTTGCAGCCCTTGTTGAAGCTGGCCTGTGCAGACACCTATGTGACCAACCTACTCCTGGTGTCCAATAGTGGGGCCATTTGCACAGTGAGTTTTGTCATGCTAATGTTCTCCTATGGGATCATCCTGCGTTCTCTGAGGAACCACAgtgctgaagggaggagaaaagccCTCTCTACCTGCATCTCTCACATCACTGTGGTCATCCTGTTCTTTGGTCCTTGCATATTCATATACACACGCCCTGCCACCACTTTCCCCGTGGATAAGATGATAGCAGTGTTTTATACAATTGGAACACCTTTGCTGAACCCTCTGATTTATACGCTGAGAAATGCAGAGGTGAAAAATGCCATGAGGAGACTGTGGAGCAAGAAGTTGATCTCAGATGACACACGATGA